One Myxococcota bacterium genomic region harbors:
- a CDS encoding NAD-binding protein, whose protein sequence is MKFLSAELMALLSERETRQNLKGLSKYLAFLTATVVAYSVLFHVLMTAEGQDHSWITGVYWTLTVMSTLGFGDITFQSDLGRFFSLVVLLTGIILLLIVLPFVFIRSFYAPWLEAQLRLRAPREVPERLRDHVILCRWDEIAVGLVARLRERSIPYTVIEPDTTRAAELHGDGIHVVAGALDNEDTYDAVKTGEARLLVANLSDPENANILLTAREHYPNALIAAFAEEADSVDILQLSGASAVVPLKQRLGEYLASRVTVGPAHAHLVGRYRDLQIAELPIENTGLAGRTIRDTRLRELTGLNVAACWERGHLVPATPDTVLTEHSVAVVVGSEDELAELDALFVIYHPNDNPVVVIGGGKVGQATARALRRRGVAVSMIERDPDMRSTLSVVADEVTIGDASDRNTIMKAGLAEAPSVVLTTHDDPTNMFLAVYCRRLNPSVRIISRVNHERNLESIHRAGADSVLSYTTLGVKSLLALTLDTDATFVGEGVDLIVEPVPACLVGKRLSEAEIGEKTELNVVALQRAERAESVKADTILEEGAELVMLGSPERRGAFRTVFGKEGTG, encoded by the coding sequence TTGAAGTTCCTGAGCGCCGAGCTGATGGCCCTGCTCTCCGAGCGGGAGACCCGTCAGAACCTGAAGGGCCTGTCCAAGTACCTGGCATTCCTGACGGCCACCGTGGTGGCCTACTCGGTGCTCTTCCACGTGCTGATGACCGCCGAGGGTCAGGACCACAGCTGGATCACCGGCGTCTACTGGACCCTCACGGTGATGAGCACGCTGGGTTTCGGCGACATCACCTTCCAGTCCGACCTGGGCCGCTTCTTCAGCCTGGTGGTGCTGCTCACCGGCATCATCCTGCTCCTGATCGTGCTGCCCTTCGTGTTCATCCGGTCGTTCTACGCGCCCTGGCTCGAGGCCCAGCTGCGGCTGCGGGCCCCCCGCGAGGTGCCCGAACGCCTGCGCGATCACGTGATCCTGTGCCGATGGGACGAGATCGCGGTGGGCCTGGTGGCGCGGCTGCGCGAGCGCAGCATTCCCTACACGGTGATCGAGCCCGACACGACCCGGGCGGCCGAACTGCACGGCGACGGGATCCACGTGGTGGCGGGCGCCCTCGACAACGAGGACACCTACGACGCGGTGAAGACGGGCGAGGCGCGCCTGCTGGTCGCCAACCTCTCGGACCCCGAGAACGCGAACATCCTGCTCACCGCCCGCGAGCACTACCCGAACGCGCTGATCGCGGCCTTCGCCGAAGAGGCCGACTCGGTGGACATCCTGCAGCTCTCGGGCGCCTCGGCCGTGGTGCCCCTGAAGCAGCGCCTGGGCGAGTACCTGGCCAGCCGGGTGACCGTGGGCCCGGCCCACGCCCACCTGGTGGGGCGCTACCGCGACCTGCAGATCGCCGAGCTGCCCATCGAGAACACGGGCCTGGCCGGGCGCACGATCCGCGACACCCGCCTGCGCGAGCTGACGGGCCTGAACGTGGCGGCCTGCTGGGAGCGCGGCCATCTCGTGCCGGCGACGCCCGACACGGTGCTCACCGAGCACAGCGTGGCCGTGGTGGTGGGGAGCGAGGACGAGCTGGCCGAGCTCGACGCGCTGTTCGTGATCTACCACCCGAACGACAACCCGGTGGTGGTGATCGGCGGCGGCAAGGTGGGGCAGGCGACGGCCCGCGCCCTGCGCCGGCGCGGGGTGGCGGTGAGCATGATCGAGCGCGACCCGGACATGCGCTCGACGCTCTCGGTGGTGGCCGACGAGGTGACGATCGGCGACGCCTCGGACCGCAACACGATCATGAAGGCGGGCCTCGCCGAGGCGCCGTCGGTGGTGCTCACCACCCACGACGATCCCACGAACATGTTCCTGGCCGTGTACTGCCGGCGCCTCAACCCGAGCGTCCGGATCATCAGCCGGGTCAACCACGAACGGAACCTGGAGTCGATCCACCGCGCCGGGGCCGACTCGGTGCTGAGCTACACGACGCTGGGGGTGAAGTCGCTCCTGGCCCTCACCCTCGACACCGATGCCACCTTCGTCGGCGAGGGCGTCGACCTGATCGTCGAGCCCGTGCCCGCGTGCCTGGTGGGGAAGCGCCTCTCCGAAGCCGAGATCGGCGAGAAGACCGAGCTCAACGTCGTGGCGCTGCAGCGCGCCGAGCGCGCCGAGAGCGTGAAGGCCGACACGATCCTCGAGGAGGGAGCCGAGCTGGTGATGCTGGGCAGCCCCGAGCGGCGCGGCGCCTTCCGGACGGTGTTCGGGAAGGAAGGCACCGGCTGA
- a CDS encoding MBL fold metallo-hydrolase: MFGTFWSQPRSREALRGWVLGATALVAACSSGPDLAGVAPPDAVPERVRFEVADDLDLYALQTGWVGIKEPHWRYQAPGFLVVPRIFLSGDWHPWLPNLAYAVKTPKGVVLFDTGADPKINDDDYFACDPNSEVFYRRNLRFVVPEDGDLGARLQAIAVPPDDVTDVVISHFHADHTGRLALFPAARLWTGAGNWVPGAAGPEHVGAVPCTLPPGLEARAPVFEDGPFGAFEASHVLLGDPRVRIVPLGGHTPGHVGLLVSDGDRYWLVAGDATFDRAETDAGHVAGVSEDVEAARASQARIRDQLARFDTTLLPAHDLAVLLPAGTPDH, from the coding sequence GTGTTCGGGACGTTCTGGTCGCAGCCGCGCTCGCGCGAAGCGCTCCGCGGGTGGGTGCTGGGCGCGACGGCCCTCGTCGCGGCCTGCTCGAGCGGCCCGGATCTCGCCGGGGTGGCACCGCCCGACGCGGTCCCCGAGCGCGTGCGCTTCGAGGTCGCCGACGACCTCGACCTCTACGCGCTCCAGACGGGTTGGGTGGGAATCAAGGAGCCCCACTGGCGCTACCAGGCGCCGGGCTTCCTGGTGGTGCCCCGCATCTTCCTGTCCGGTGACTGGCACCCCTGGCTTCCGAACCTGGCCTACGCGGTGAAGACCCCGAAGGGTGTGGTGCTCTTCGACACCGGGGCCGACCCGAAGATCAACGACGACGACTACTTCGCCTGCGACCCGAACAGCGAGGTCTTCTACCGGCGCAACCTGCGCTTCGTAGTGCCCGAGGACGGAGACCTCGGTGCACGGCTGCAAGCGATCGCGGTGCCGCCGGACGACGTGACCGACGTGGTGATCTCCCACTTCCACGCCGACCACACCGGCCGACTCGCGCTCTTCCCCGCCGCCCGGCTGTGGACGGGCGCAGGCAACTGGGTGCCGGGCGCAGCGGGCCCGGAGCACGTCGGCGCCGTGCCCTGCACCCTGCCGCCCGGGCTCGAAGCCCGGGCTCCCGTCTTCGAAGACGGGCCCTTCGGCGCGTTCGAGGCGAGCCACGTGTTGCTCGGCGACCCGCGCGTGCGCATCGTCCCCCTGGGCGGGCACACCCCGGGGCACGTCGGACTGCTCGTGTCCGACGGCGATCGCTACTGGCTGGTGGCGGGCGATGCCACCTTCGACCGCGCCGAAACCGACGCCGGCCACGTCGCCGGTGTCTCGGAAGACGTCGAAGCCGCGCGCGCCAGCCAGGCGCGCATCCGCGACCAACTCGCGCGCTTCGACACGACGCTGCTTCCCGCCCACGACCTGGCGGTGCTGTTGCCCGCGGGTACGCCGGACCACTAG